The following nucleotide sequence is from Salvia splendens isolate huo1 chromosome 2, SspV2, whole genome shotgun sequence.
tCTTTCTCCTCCTCTTTCAGACAAACAGCACCTCCCACAGTTGATGCAAGAAAATAGTTTCTGAGTCTTTTCTCACAGCTTCAAAAACTAAAAAAGGTGGTTTATTTTGTTGATTGTCTTTAAAGATGGACATGTCCATGGCACTGTTGTTGTTCTCTGGTGTGACATGCTACCTTCTTTGGTTCACCTTCATCTCCAAATCTCTAAAGGGCCCGCGAGTTTGGCCAGTTCTGGGCAGCCTGCCCGGCCTCATTGAGAATGCCGAGCGCATGCACGACTGGATTGCCGACAACCTCCGTGCATGCGGCGGCACCTACCAGACTTGCATCTGCGCCGTGCCCTTCTTGGCCCGGAAGCAAGGCCTCGTCACCGTCACCTGTGATCCCAAGAATTTGGAGCATATATTGAAAACCCGGTTCGATAACTACCCCAAGGGTCCTACCTGGCAGGCCGTCTTCCACGACCTACTCGGCCAGGGGATCTTCAACTCCGACGGCGATACCTGGCTCTTTCAGCGGAAGACGGCGGCCCTCGAATTCACCACACGGACGCTGCGCCAGGCCATGGCCCGCTGGGTGAACCGGGCCATCAAGAACCGGTTCTGTCCGTTCTTGATGTCGGCTCAGCTCGAGGCCAAGCCGGTTGACTTCCAGGATATTTTGCTCAGGCTGACGTTCGATAACATCTGTGGTCTGGCTTTCGGGAAGGACCCTCAGACTTTGGCTCCTGACTTGGCGGAGAACAGCTTCGCGTCGGCTTTCGACAATGCCACGGAGGCGTCGCTGCAGAGGTTTATCCTTCCTGAGGTGATGTGGAAGCTGAAGAAATGGCTGCGGCTCGGGATGGAGGTCAGCTTGAGCCGGAGCCTCGTCCACGTGGATGAGTATTTGTCCAACGTCATCAGCTCGCGTAAGGTGGAGCTGACAGGTCAGCAGAACAAGGATGCCAATCCCCACGATGATTTGCTGTCAAGAtttatgaagaagaaagagtCCTACTCGGATAAGTTTTTGCAGCACGTGGCGCTCAATTTCATCCTAGCTGGCCGGGACACGTCATCGGTGGCTCTGAGCTGGTTCTTTTGGCTGATCATACAGAATCCGAGGGTGGAGCACGAGATCCTGCGGGAGATATGCACCGTCCTGATCGAGACACGTGGCACCGACGTGGAGTCCTGGCTCGACGAGACTCTTGCATTTGAGGAAGTTGATCGTTTGGTGTATTTGAAGGCTGCATTGTCGGAGACACTAAGGCTGTACCCTTCGGTCCCCGAGGACTCGAAGCATGTGGTGGCGGACGACGTCTTGCCTGATGGGACTTTTGTCCCGGCTGGATCCTCGATCACGTATTCGATCTACTCGGCCGGTCGGATGAGGTCCACGTGGGGGGATGACTGTCTCGAGTTCAAGCCAGAGAGGTGGCTGTCGAGTAACAAGGACAAGTTTGTTGCCCATGACTCTTACAAGTTCGTGGCCTTTAACGCGGGGCCGCGGATGTGTCTCGGGAAGGACTTGGCCTACTTGCAAATGAAGTCGATCGCGGCAGCAGTGCTTCTCCGCCACAGGCTGACGGTGGTGCCCGGCCACAAGGTGGAGCAGAAGATGTCGCTGACGCTGTTCATGAAGGATGGGCTTAAGGTAAATGTGCATCAAAGGGATCTTAAATCACTTGTGGTGAGTGTGGTTAAGGAGAGggaggcagcggcggcgggtgCCGGAGATTGTTTGGATGGGGTGGCGTTGGCGGTGGAGTAAGGGTGGTGGTTGGGGTGGTTTAAGGCGGTAGTTGGAATGAGTTAAAGAAGAGTGTACAATTCTTTGTAGGGTGGGCGCCCATTAACTACTGAGTGTTTTAGGCCAACTCAGCTCAGTGGATGGCTGAATTCTCttacaaaaaagaaagaaaaaaaaaagaaattatgtGGGACAAAACTCACATGGTGATATGGATGCCTAATGTTGCTCTTGAATGCATGTAAATGAGGGAGCATATGCATGCTTTGGAGGTACGACCATTCATTCTGAGATGGTGAGAAAATCTCGATAGTTaatatttcttgttttttttttctttcccctATGTCTCTAATTCATCTTTTTGGGAGTATTTTGGGTTTCGTTATTGTATTTATTCTTTGaatttcttgttttgttttgcCATATTTCCCAGTTTAATTTACTCTCTTATTGAAACCTTATAAAATGTTATCGTACAAGTTAATGATTCAGATAAGATTTTAACTGTCCGTGGCTGTGTAAGACTTATAAGACCCACATAGCTTCTAATAAAAAACAGTGTAAGTAAAGGTACAAGGGGTTATACAATTATATCTCTGTGAATAatgtataaaattaatcatCTTTAAATTGAATGTAGGAAGCAATAATACCTCAGAACTAGAAAAAGTTCTTCAAAATCTAGATCAATATCTCAACGACCAaaaccatccaaatttatgAAGAAACGCCTCCTTCTCAGGACACTCTTCCCCCTAATCCAGAATTTTCTCTCCGGTGGCGAAAAGGTTCCATGTTAATGTGCCGACGAAGTACAGAGCAACGGCAACTTTAAACACATCATCCCAAGAacctaaaaaattataattcaagAATTAAACTCTGATGCATTGTAGAGGAGAAGCTCCTGCAGAAAATAGTATTTGCACAAAGGACAAGTACAATTTGGACCCAAAGTATTAGCATAGTTTTGACTGTAAACTACACTTTAAGAAATTGCAGAAAAAGAGTTCATGAATACGACTTGGTTTGAATCCAGAATTGCGATATAGTTTTATCTTTATCTACTTTTTGAGACAAAAGGTATGGTTCTAGATTTGAACGACCGCTTTTTTGAAACTATATATATGTCCAGAATTATGCTTTTTGCAGAAAGTAAGGTACTAGGTTTGCTGTACCCTTTTGTAGTATGTATCCAGTAGCAGCAGTTCCGAAGACACCGGCAAGTACGCCAGCGGTGTTAGACAGACCCAAGAGAACTCCCTGAAATAGAAAAAAGCAACATTTAGATAAATGTGTAGGAGATCTTCGATTCTAACACCTTTAATCTCGTTCCAATTCGAGATGTGAGAGGCAAATATCTCACAGCATAGCGTGGCCCAATATCTTGATGATTCGAGTAGAGTCCGGATTGAGAGAATGCATCCGAACCCTGCAAGAAGATTTGTGTTAGTTGTACTATTTTATCAAGTTTTCAGGGCGACATGTGTCGAGAATGTCTCAAACCTGACTGCAAGCCATGCACAACACTGCTAGAGCAGGTGTCTTCACTTTACTAAGTTGTGTTAAGAAGAAGGCGGGACCAAGAAACCCAATCGACTGCATAATCTGTGTAATAAAATTGGAAATTTATATGCAAAATCATTCGGAGTAATGCTTCTGCCATATTTGCCTTCTAAATAAACTGAAGAGAATAAATCGAACAGCACTTGCCTTGCGGACTGAAGTGATGGAGAGACCTCTGCTTATGAGGGTATCAGCAATCCACCCGCCTATATTAGCAAACACGGCCATCGTGAGCCACGGTAGTACGCAGAGCAAGCCGGATTCAGTGAGGTTGAATTTCAAGACCTATGCAAGCCATAAGGAAAAAAGATTAAAATGACTGCGTGTGTAGCTTTTATCATTAGACTACATCACTTCGTTCTTGTCTGCATACAGAGTTAAAGGAAAATCATGCGAAGATATTATCCAGCAACGGCTTAAATACCTGGTTATAGTAAGTTGGCATCCATGTCAAGAGAATAAATGTTCCCCAGTTATGGCAGAAATGGGAAACGATTAGAGCCCAGACAGGGGCCTTGGTCAGAATTTTCTTCCATGGAATTTCTGAGACGGGTTCCTTAGATATGCTGCCGCCTAGAATCAATTCCCTTTCCCCCAGACTAAGACCTGGGTCATCTTCTGGTGAGCTGTGTGCCTAGAATCAGTAAAGATCAATGATTTTCAAAGGTATTTTTCTAACAGTGACACCTACAACTAATTCTAACACTAAGCATGTGAGTTTGAAGCTTATATTCGTAAAACAAGGCAAGAACCCAGTACTTAGTAAACAATGAAGAGCCAAGTTTCATTAGCATGCTGGAAAGGTGAATAATCATTTGGTAGCTATACTCTGACATGGAAGGAAATAGTTAAATAGAGAGGCCTTTTTATTTATCATAATCTCCACCAATCAAATTATGGATCTGCTAGACCCAGTTCATTCAATCCTTGGATAGTGAAGAGGTAGTAGCAAAAAGAAGCAGGGCCTTACTTTGTTCCACCAAAGTGCAAACCAGATAATCCCAAGGGATCCAAATGCATAGAATATAGATGGCCACCCATACTTGTGGATCATTACAGGCGAAACAGCTAAACCTGTAACTGATCCAAGATACATGCCGCTGTATACTAGCGCAAGAGACCTGCTTCTCTCAGAGACAGGAATCCATTTCGACAACAAATTATTCATAGCAGGCATGGCAACACCCTGCCATAAAATAAGACACATTAGACAAGGCagaatatgattttttttatcagagAATACAGCACAATCAATCTAAACGTCTTATCAATCCAAAGTCCTGTATGCAGTTATCTAACTAGCTTCTTTTAGTTAAATTCAAGTTGAAGAATTTGAAGTCAGAGCAACACTTTAAGATGGATGGATATGCTACTAAGCTGAGAAACAAATCAcattatcaaataaaaatagataTGAGTACTTGCCCTCAGATATCACAAACGGTgtacaaaaaatatacttatgATAACAGAATACTTTACCTCGCCAATTCCCATGAAGGCGCGCATAACTAGTAAGCACGGGAGCCCGACTCTTGCAGCAATAGGAGTCAAAACTGTTGCAATAGACCACCAAATCACTCCAAAACCAAGCACTAGCTTTCCACCTATTTTATCAGCCCATATACCTCCAAGAATCTATGCCACAGAAATGTGAAGAAGCTTTAGCTAGAGGAGGAAAGCTAAAAATGTCCTGAAGTGACTCCAACGAGTCACAAGCCAGCATGCATTGAgctttttggatgaaaattATACTCAAGTGTCATGTAGATAAGGAACAGGATAATCTAGGACACATATAAGCTCAAAGAGTAATTTTATCGTATTTCGAGATAAACCAATATTGATGATGCTTCAGAAGTGCATCTTAGCTGGGACTAACTGCCAAAAGTTGATCCCTTGTTCAAATATTGTTAAGATTCTATGCTCTGTTGATCTCTCCACTATTGCTCTGgtgtatgtgtgtatgtatgtatttCAAAGAATTTTTAACAACACAAGATTACCGGAAAAAGTCTAGCTGAACCACTTTTCAAAACTGGAGATAATCCTTTGCAAAAACTGGGATTCTCCAGAGCATGAGAAAATACCTGTGTAAGCAGATAACCCCAGAAAAAAGAAGACTGAATAAGACCAACAGTGGCACTGCTCCAGTTGTATTCCTTGGACATTGGGAGTATTGCTATGCTCATGTTCACCTAAGGACAGAAAGCATAAAACCATTGGTTCAGTTAGAAGTTTATGATCTTATTGAGCCAGACAAAGATTTGCATGTGGAAGTCACTGACTAAACATAACGTCTGCCAGGAAGTAGCAAACTTAGGCAAGAATCATAATCAATAATTATATTGAAGCAAAATATAAACATTAAAAGAATGTGTAATACATGAAGAACCTTACGCGGTCCATGTTGCACAGCAGAAATGCAGTAAAACATAGGAGCACCATCACCCATCGCTTTGGTAACTGCTTCCACCAAGGTACTACTT
It contains:
- the LOC121792473 gene encoding cytochrome P450 86A8-like produces the protein MDMSMALLLFSGVTCYLLWFTFISKSLKGPRVWPVLGSLPGLIENAERMHDWIADNLRACGGTYQTCICAVPFLARKQGLVTVTCDPKNLEHILKTRFDNYPKGPTWQAVFHDLLGQGIFNSDGDTWLFQRKTAALEFTTRTLRQAMARWVNRAIKNRFCPFLMSAQLEAKPVDFQDILLRLTFDNICGLAFGKDPQTLAPDLAENSFASAFDNATEASLQRFILPEVMWKLKKWLRLGMEVSLSRSLVHVDEYLSNVISSRKVELTGQQNKDANPHDDLLSRFMKKKESYSDKFLQHVALNFILAGRDTSSVALSWFFWLIIQNPRVEHEILREICTVLIETRGTDVESWLDETLAFEEVDRLVYLKAALSETLRLYPSVPEDSKHVVADDVLPDGTFVPAGSSITYSIYSAGRMRSTWGDDCLEFKPERWLSSNKDKFVAHDSYKFVAFNAGPRMCLGKDLAYLQMKSIAAAVLLRHRLTVVPGHKVEQKMSLTLFMKDGLKVNVHQRDLKSLVVSVVKEREAAAAGAGDCLDGVALAVE
- the LOC121792467 gene encoding ascorbate transporter, chloroplastic-like isoform X1; this encodes MAIGAVVSHRNFGSFISSGRLHHGETATYHQPGQHLSVAAAKYKCTVIGSKLNLPHTTYTCSRGYSSSLHARDQSNSEFHQLNYASHFRVDPPLLTSHQLSRKFRVINARRRVGGLCQCHLSSAYSDGNLIPARKFGNRSFLDGQNPMSKYPTVARTTADFTSEEYDITGTNLDSILSPDGASEAVLVTEVGQVVPWWKQLPKRWVMVLLCFTAFLLCNMDRVNMSIAILPMSKEYNWSSATVGLIQSSFFWGYLLTQILGGIWADKIGGKLVLGFGVIWWSIATVLTPIAARVGLPCLLVMRAFMGIGEGVAMPAMNNLLSKWIPVSERSRSLALVYSGMYLGSVTGLAVSPVMIHKYGWPSIFYAFGSLGIIWFALWWNKAHSSPEDDPGLSLGERELILGGSISKEPVSEIPWKKILTKAPVWALIVSHFCHNWGTFILLTWMPTYYNQVLKFNLTESGLLCVLPWLTMAVFANIGGWIADTLISRGLSITSVRKIMQSIGFLGPAFFLTQLSKVKTPALAVLCMACSQGSDAFSQSGLYSNHQDIGPRYAGVLLGLSNTAGVLAGVFGTAATGYILQKGSWDDVFKVAVALYFVGTLTWNLFATGEKILD
- the LOC121792467 gene encoding ascorbate transporter, chloroplastic-like isoform X2, whose amino-acid sequence is MGDGAPMFYCISAVQHGPRKVNMSIAILPMSKEYNWSSATVGLIQSSFFWGYLLTQILGGIWADKIGGKLVLGFGVIWWSIATVLTPIAARVGLPCLLVMRAFMGIGEGVAMPAMNNLLSKWIPVSERSRSLALVYSGMYLGSVTGLAVSPVMIHKYGWPSIFYAFGSLGIIWFALWWNKAHSSPEDDPGLSLGERELILGGSISKEPVSEIPWKKILTKAPVWALIVSHFCHNWGTFILLTWMPTYYNQVLKFNLTESGLLCVLPWLTMAVFANIGGWIADTLISRGLSITSVRKIMQSIGFLGPAFFLTQLSKVKTPALAVLCMACSQGSDAFSQSGLYSNHQDIGPRYAGVLLGLSNTAGVLAGVFGTAATGYILQKGSWDDVFKVAVALYFVGTLTWNLFATGEKILD